From a region of the Catalinimonas alkaloidigena genome:
- a CDS encoding ABC transporter permease, with protein MLKSYFLVAVRSLLKQRFYSLINLFGLAIGIACCLLILQYVRYELSYDDFHTKKENLYRVQQDRYDKGELSTQWAAGAYAVGNSFKDAFPEVEEYVKVVPTGSLVVGYGEDKLKVEKIYFASSAFFEVFSYPLVQGNPATALTEPNTVVLSASTARNIFGDEDPLGKTVRLNEEVDAKVTGVYADLPANTHLKFDMLRSYATFVQQVGPDNNPDEAWMWDGCMTYLLLQPGTDPKALEAKFSDYVEANIGEDLAQYDADAVYLLQPLPDIHLYSHYMMEAEPNGDGTATYLLLGIAFFIIIIAWVNYINLATARAMNRAKEVGIRKSVGSLRSQLIQQFLMESAVLNALAVVLAILLVVVALPAFNRISGQELSFSLLSTPLFWVSLLALYLVGAFLSGLYPAFVLSAFNPATVLKGSMKTSHRGNRLRQGLVVLQFAASLFLLIGTLAVFRQISFMRDQDLGINIDQTLVIQAPIIRSRQDSIYVGDKQAFKQEMLRYPAIRSITASSAVPGGAVGWNAGGIRLKGQDASDSKQYRVIAVDYDFLDAYGLKLLAGRKFGEEYGNDPGTVVFSRTGVQQLGFDNPDDALNKEIEFWGATYTVVGVVDDFHQESLRETYEPLIFRCIPGVHGAFSVKVATSNLQETIAHLHAGWDQIFPGNPFEYYFLDDHFDAQYRADQRFGQVFGVFTGLAIFVACLGLFGLASFTTAQRTKEIGVRKVLGASVPQILQLLYRDFVKLVLVAFVLAVPLAYFAMHQWLQHFAFRIGISWWLFALPCVLVVLIAILTVSFQSIKAAVANPVHSLRSE; from the coding sequence ATGCTCAAAAGTTATTTCCTCGTCGCCGTCCGCAGCCTGCTGAAGCAGCGGTTTTATTCGCTCATCAACTTATTCGGGCTGGCCATCGGCATTGCCTGTTGTCTGCTGATTTTGCAGTACGTGCGCTACGAACTGAGCTACGACGACTTCCACACGAAGAAGGAAAATCTTTACCGCGTGCAGCAGGATCGCTACGACAAAGGGGAGTTGAGCACGCAATGGGCCGCCGGCGCGTATGCAGTGGGCAACTCGTTCAAAGACGCCTTTCCAGAGGTGGAGGAGTACGTAAAAGTAGTGCCGACCGGCTCCCTCGTGGTTGGGTACGGGGAGGATAAGTTGAAGGTGGAGAAGATTTATTTCGCTTCGTCCGCCTTTTTCGAGGTGTTTTCGTATCCGCTGGTGCAGGGAAATCCGGCGACGGCACTGACCGAACCCAACACGGTTGTGCTATCGGCCTCAACGGCACGGAACATTTTTGGCGACGAAGATCCGCTGGGGAAAACCGTGCGGCTGAACGAAGAAGTGGATGCCAAGGTAACGGGCGTGTACGCCGATCTGCCCGCCAACACACACCTGAAGTTCGACATGCTGCGTTCGTACGCAACCTTCGTGCAACAGGTCGGCCCCGACAACAATCCCGACGAAGCCTGGATGTGGGACGGCTGCATGACCTACCTACTGCTGCAACCCGGCACCGACCCCAAAGCCCTGGAAGCCAAGTTTTCGGATTACGTGGAAGCGAATATCGGCGAGGATCTGGCGCAGTACGACGCCGACGCGGTGTACCTGCTGCAACCGCTCCCCGACATCCACCTCTATTCACACTACATGATGGAGGCCGAGCCGAACGGCGACGGCACCGCCACCTACCTGCTGCTGGGCATCGCCTTTTTCATCATCATCATCGCCTGGGTCAACTACATCAACCTCGCCACCGCTCGCGCCATGAACCGCGCCAAGGAGGTCGGCATCCGCAAGTCGGTGGGGTCGCTGCGTTCGCAACTGATCCAGCAGTTTCTGATGGAATCGGCCGTGTTGAACGCGCTGGCCGTCGTGCTGGCGATTCTGCTGGTGGTGGTTGCCCTGCCCGCCTTCAACCGAATCTCCGGGCAAGAGCTTTCGTTTTCGTTATTGAGCACCCCGCTATTCTGGGTGTCGCTGCTGGCGCTCTACCTGGTCGGGGCGTTTCTGTCGGGTTTGTATCCGGCGTTTGTTCTGTCGGCCTTCAACCCGGCAACGGTGCTGAAGGGCTCCATGAAAACGTCGCACCGGGGCAACCGCCTGCGGCAGGGGCTGGTCGTCCTGCAATTTGCCGCCTCGCTGTTTCTGCTGATCGGGACGCTGGCCGTGTTCCGGCAGATTTCCTTCATGCGGGATCAGGACCTGGGCATCAACATCGACCAGACGCTCGTGATTCAGGCACCCATCATCCGCAGCCGTCAGGACTCCATCTACGTAGGCGACAAGCAGGCCTTTAAACAGGAAATGCTGCGCTACCCCGCGATCCGGAGCATCACGGCGTCCAGTGCGGTGCCCGGTGGCGCGGTGGGCTGGAATGCGGGTGGCATCCGCCTGAAAGGACAGGACGCGAGCGACAGCAAACAGTACCGGGTGATCGCCGTCGACTACGATTTCCTCGACGCCTACGGACTCAAACTCCTGGCCGGCCGGAAATTTGGAGAAGAATACGGCAACGATCCCGGCACCGTCGTTTTCAGCCGGACGGGCGTGCAGCAACTAGGTTTCGACAACCCGGACGACGCTTTGAATAAAGAGATTGAGTTCTGGGGCGCGACCTACACAGTCGTCGGCGTGGTGGACGATTTTCACCAGGAATCACTACGCGAAACCTACGAGCCGCTCATCTTCCGCTGCATCCCCGGCGTCCACGGGGCCTTTTCGGTGAAAGTGGCGACCAGCAACCTGCAGGAAACCATCGCGCACCTGCATGCGGGATGGGATCAGATTTTCCCCGGCAATCCGTTCGAGTATTACTTTCTGGACGACCACTTCGACGCGCAGTACCGGGCTGACCAGCGCTTCGGGCAAGTCTTCGGCGTGTTCACCGGGTTAGCCATTTTCGTGGCCTGCCTCGGGTTGTTCGGACTTGCGTCGTTCACCACCGCGCAACGCACGAAAGAAATCGGGGTCCGCAAGGTGCTGGGGGCTTCCGTCCCGCAGATTCTCCAGCTCCTCTACCGCGACTTTGTCAAACTCGTCCTGGTCGCCTTCGTACTGGCCGTCCCCCTCGCCTACTTCGCCATGCACCAGTGGCTGCAACACTTCGCCTTCCGGATCGGCATCAGCTGGTGGCTGTTTGCGCTGCCGTGCGTCCTGGTCGTGCTCATCGCCATCCTGACCGTCAGTTTTCAGTCGATCAAAGCGGCCGTAGCCAATCCGGTACATTCACTCAGGAGTGAATAA
- a CDS encoding ABC transporter permease: MFRNHLKVTLRNLKKRKVFSLINLLGLALGMACCLLLGVLLRHEWAYDRFQEKGDRLFRVVTQVRQTGEESYSTNSTTGWPQGRALAADYPDVEAVTYLRPWHPFFLHEGVHAAEELLFAEPTFFQTFTYPLAKGDPATALQAPNSIVLTPALAAKYFPEREALGQVLTVNDSTALTVTGVLDPTSGPSHLAFSGLVSFGTLCSLSPGYCEEEFASGWFDLNIWTYVLLRPQVDVAAFEAKIQALPMRKVGDDIRAIGYEMNLGLQPVQEIYFSPWGNGLGPSGDRRYLYLLGAVALFVLTVAAINYMNLATARSVERAKEVSLRKVVGSSRRALIAQFLTESVVLCGLAVVLAFQLMLLALPYFNQLTEQAFTSSDLLAPPLLLFTFCLVVVLGGLAGLYPAAVLSGFKPAEALKGSFSTSRRGGRLRHGLVVFQFALSGVLIAATLVVLQQVDYMQGQSLGFDREQVLILEAGTTPGPLRYQQRDALMASLQRIPGVEVASATGAPPGYAGWGGQICFPEGRPREAGMSVEFVPADHDYVKTYGLDLMAGRDFAVGRDRVPVDTITIQNPLLINETAVREMGWETPEAALGKTIESPSGAPRGTVIGVLQDYHQHGLQTRIRPVVLSLYPYSEYYALRLAPGQIQPAVRQAEQVWQEFFPGYAFQYEFLDDAFDQLYRSEVRLARIFSTFAGLSIFVACLGLFGLAAYATQQRTKEIGVRKVLGATVTDLVGMLSKDFLKLVGLAFLVAAPLAYWLLDRWLDDFAYRMPLGPGLFLLTGVLMVLIAWLTVSVQSLRAAQANPVDSLKNE; the protein is encoded by the coding sequence ATGTTCCGAAACCATCTGAAAGTCACCCTTCGCAACCTGAAGAAACGGAAAGTCTTTTCGCTCATCAATCTGCTGGGCCTGGCGCTCGGCATGGCGTGTTGTCTGCTGCTGGGCGTACTGCTGCGCCACGAGTGGGCCTACGACCGCTTCCAGGAAAAGGGCGACCGGCTGTTTCGGGTGGTGACGCAGGTGCGGCAGACCGGCGAAGAAAGCTATAGCACCAACTCGACGACCGGCTGGCCGCAGGGGCGGGCGCTGGCCGCCGACTACCCGGACGTGGAAGCGGTGACGTATCTGCGGCCATGGCACCCGTTTTTCCTGCACGAAGGCGTGCATGCGGCGGAGGAGCTGCTATTTGCGGAACCTACCTTTTTTCAGACCTTCACTTACCCGCTGGCAAAGGGTGATCCGGCCACGGCGTTGCAAGCGCCGAACTCGATTGTGCTGACACCCGCACTGGCCGCGAAATACTTTCCGGAACGGGAGGCGCTGGGCCAAGTGCTGACGGTGAATGATTCCACGGCCCTGACGGTGACGGGCGTGCTGGACCCTACTTCCGGTCCGTCGCACCTTGCCTTCTCTGGACTGGTGTCGTTCGGTACCCTGTGCAGCCTCAGCCCGGGCTACTGCGAGGAGGAGTTTGCGTCGGGTTGGTTCGACCTGAACATCTGGACCTACGTGCTGCTGCGACCTCAGGTGGACGTAGCCGCATTTGAAGCCAAGATACAGGCCCTACCCATGCGCAAGGTGGGCGACGACATCCGCGCCATTGGGTACGAAATGAACCTGGGTCTGCAGCCGGTGCAGGAGATCTACTTTTCGCCTTGGGGCAACGGCCTCGGGCCAAGCGGCGACCGGCGCTACCTCTACCTTTTGGGAGCGGTGGCCCTGTTCGTGCTGACCGTGGCGGCCATCAACTACATGAACCTCGCGACCGCCCGGTCGGTGGAGCGTGCCAAGGAGGTAAGCCTGCGAAAGGTGGTCGGTTCGAGCCGCCGTGCGCTGATCGCGCAGTTCCTGACCGAGTCGGTCGTGCTGTGCGGCCTGGCGGTGGTGCTGGCGTTTCAACTCATGCTGCTGGCGCTGCCTTACTTCAACCAACTGACCGAACAGGCCTTTACGTCGAGCGATCTACTGGCTCCGCCCCTTCTCCTCTTTACCTTCTGCCTCGTGGTCGTCCTGGGTGGTCTTGCGGGGTTGTACCCAGCGGCGGTGTTGTCGGGTTTTAAGCCCGCCGAAGCGCTGAAAGGCTCGTTCTCGACCAGCCGACGCGGCGGGCGGTTGCGGCACGGACTGGTGGTGTTTCAGTTTGCGCTGTCGGGTGTGCTGATCGCCGCCACGCTGGTGGTGCTGCAACAGGTCGATTACATGCAGGGGCAATCGCTGGGCTTCGACCGCGAACAGGTGCTGATCTTAGAAGCCGGCACCACGCCCGGCCCGCTGCGTTATCAGCAACGCGACGCCCTGATGGCATCGCTGCAACGGATTCCCGGGGTGGAAGTCGCGTCGGCGACCGGCGCGCCTCCCGGCTACGCGGGATGGGGCGGGCAAATCTGTTTTCCGGAAGGACGGCCGCGCGAGGCGGGCATGTCGGTCGAGTTCGTCCCGGCCGATCACGACTACGTCAAAACCTACGGATTGGACCTGATGGCCGGACGCGACTTTGCCGTGGGCCGTGACCGCGTTCCGGTCGATACGATTACGATCCAGAACCCGCTGCTGATCAACGAAACGGCCGTGCGGGAGATGGGCTGGGAAACGCCAGAAGCGGCGCTGGGCAAAACCATCGAGTCGCCCTCCGGCGCACCACGCGGCACCGTCATCGGCGTGTTGCAGGACTACCATCAACACGGGTTGCAAACCCGCATCCGTCCGGTGGTGCTGAGCCTCTATCCTTACTCCGAATACTACGCACTGCGGCTCGCGCCGGGGCAAATCCAACCGGCCGTCCGGCAAGCCGAACAGGTCTGGCAGGAATTCTTTCCAGGCTACGCCTTTCAATACGAATTCCTCGACGACGCCTTCGATCAACTCTACCGGTCGGAAGTGCGGCTCGCGCGCATCTTCTCCACCTTCGCGGGGCTATCGATCTTCGTGGCCTGCCTGGGCCTGTTCGGGTTGGCGGCCTACGCCACGCAACAACGCACGAAGGAAATCGGCGTCCGCAAGGTGCTGGGCGCGACGGTGACCGATCTGGTGGGGATGCTCTCCAAAGACTTTCTGAAACTGGTGGGGCTGGCCTTTCTGGTGGCGGCTCCCCTCGCCTACTGGCTCCTCGACCGCTGGCTCGACGACTTCGCCTACCGCATGCCGCTCGGTCCGGGGCTGTTCCTGCTGACGGGCGTCCTGATGGTGCTGATCGCCTGGCTGACGGTGAGCGTCCAGAGCCTCCGCGCCGCCCAGGCCAATCCGGTGGACTCGCTAAAAAATGAATGA
- a CDS encoding ABC transporter permease: MFRNYLRVALRNLRKHRTFSFINLFGLAVSMSVCLLLIQIVNNQRKYDSFHEKGDRIYQVLAKPSPQNARSNTTPGPLAEALTQDYAVSERVTHLMTGFGGDALVGEPTTLRGLYADSSVFEVFSFELERGNPLTALREPRSIVLSAEAAALLFPGQDPMGKTFAFEDRHLHPLAVEDTEGESVPLGAFTVTGILKKTPRPSHLPMESLVSASTLASLEREGIRPSLLNDWRNFFQTYTYVLLREDQTPDQLQAALDGVAKRYLQPLSDLNEFQFSFRPLAEITPGHLYNNPISIALPIEAYYFLAFLAFLVMSAAALNYTNLTVARALTRAKEVGVRKVTGALRSHLFVQFMGEAVLTALLALVLAVALLNALKPAFTQLWFNQYLKLDLTAEWDVYGWFILFAVGVGILAGIFPALYLTRFQPIQVLRRFSAQRPGKLTLRKVLTVVQFSLSLVFIISTLLLRQQVQHFLHFAYGFNQNNVVNISLQGNDYERVRTALLKSPQVAEVSGSYYVPSTGFTSGLDVRGPGKTEFENLNDFAADARFFHNLEIPLVAGRLYDDAQPETAAHYALLNEQAVQHYGFASPEQALGAELVVRDMPEGAEERTLQVIGVLKDFQYGTLIEPIRPLIVQYRPALFRYAQVRLQGDALQSAIASLQAQWQEVDPVHPMKYHFYDEQLKINYGLLQDVTAIVGFFSFLAVVIACLGLLGIVTFTAETRVKEVGIRKVLGANVTQVVLLLSRGFLQLLGIAVLIATPLAYFANQLWLQNLANRVDIGAGILFLGICIMLLLGLLTVASQTWRVARANPVNSLKSE; the protein is encoded by the coding sequence ATGTTCCGCAACTACCTGCGCGTGGCGCTGCGCAACCTGCGCAAACACCGCACCTTCTCGTTCATTAATCTGTTTGGGCTGGCCGTCAGCATGTCGGTCTGCCTGCTGTTGATCCAGATCGTCAACAACCAGCGGAAATACGACTCTTTTCACGAAAAGGGCGACCGGATTTATCAGGTGCTGGCGAAGCCCTCCCCGCAAAACGCCCGCTCCAACACGACGCCCGGACCGCTGGCCGAAGCCTTGACGCAGGACTACGCCGTGTCCGAACGGGTGACGCACCTGATGACGGGTTTCGGGGGCGATGCGCTGGTGGGCGAACCGACGACGTTGCGTGGCCTCTACGCCGACTCGTCTGTCTTCGAGGTATTTAGTTTTGAACTGGAACGGGGCAATCCGCTGACGGCGCTGCGCGAACCACGTTCGATTGTGCTAAGTGCAGAAGCGGCGGCGTTGCTCTTTCCGGGACAGGACCCGATGGGCAAAACCTTCGCCTTCGAAGACCGGCACCTGCATCCGCTGGCGGTGGAAGATACGGAAGGCGAAAGCGTGCCGCTGGGTGCGTTTACGGTGACGGGCATCCTGAAAAAGACGCCTCGTCCCTCGCACCTGCCGATGGAGTCGCTCGTGTCGGCGTCCACACTGGCGTCGCTGGAGCGGGAAGGCATCCGCCCCTCCCTGCTGAACGACTGGCGCAATTTCTTTCAGACGTATACCTACGTGCTGCTGCGCGAAGACCAGACGCCTGACCAGTTGCAGGCGGCCCTCGACGGGGTGGCGAAGCGGTACCTCCAACCGCTGTCGGATCTGAACGAATTTCAGTTTTCGTTCCGGCCGCTGGCCGAGATCACGCCCGGCCATCTGTACAACAACCCCATCAGCATCGCGCTGCCCATTGAGGCGTACTATTTTCTGGCGTTCTTGGCCTTTCTGGTGATGAGCGCCGCCGCGCTGAACTACACGAACCTGACCGTCGCGCGGGCGCTGACGCGAGCCAAAGAGGTAGGCGTACGAAAAGTGACCGGTGCGTTGCGGAGCCATCTGTTCGTGCAGTTTATGGGCGAAGCCGTGCTGACCGCGCTGCTGGCCCTGGTACTGGCGGTGGCGCTGCTGAATGCGCTCAAGCCTGCCTTCACGCAACTCTGGTTCAACCAATACCTGAAACTCGACCTGACGGCCGAATGGGACGTATACGGATGGTTTATTTTGTTTGCCGTGGGTGTGGGCATCCTGGCCGGGATTTTCCCGGCGCTTTACCTGACGCGCTTCCAGCCCATCCAGGTGCTGCGGCGGTTCAGTGCGCAACGTCCCGGCAAACTCACCCTGCGCAAGGTGCTGACCGTGGTGCAGTTCAGCCTCTCGCTGGTCTTCATCATCAGCACGCTCCTGCTCCGCCAGCAGGTGCAGCACTTCCTCCACTTCGCCTACGGCTTCAATCAGAACAACGTCGTGAACATTTCGCTGCAGGGCAACGACTACGAGCGCGTACGGACCGCACTGCTGAAGTCGCCGCAGGTGGCGGAGGTGTCGGGCAGTTACTACGTGCCCAGCACCGGGTTTACGTCGGGGCTCGACGTGCGCGGGCCGGGCAAGACGGAATTCGAGAACCTGAACGATTTTGCCGCCGATGCCCGGTTCTTCCACAACCTGGAGATTCCGTTGGTGGCCGGTCGCCTTTACGACGACGCGCAACCCGAAACGGCGGCCCATTACGCGCTCCTGAACGAACAGGCGGTGCAGCACTACGGCTTCGCGAGTCCCGAACAGGCCCTCGGGGCCGAGCTTGTCGTGCGCGACATGCCCGAAGGGGCGGAAGAGCGGACCTTGCAGGTAATCGGGGTGTTGAAGGATTTCCAATACGGCACGCTGATCGAACCGATCCGGCCGCTGATCGTGCAGTACCGCCCCGCGTTGTTCCGCTACGCACAGGTGCGGCTGCAGGGAGATGCCCTGCAAAGCGCCATTGCCAGCCTGCAGGCGCAGTGGCAAGAGGTCGATCCCGTGCACCCGATGAAGTACCACTTCTACGACGAACAGTTGAAAATCAACTACGGCCTGTTGCAGGACGTGACCGCCATCGTCGGATTCTTCTCGTTCCTCGCCGTCGTAATCGCCTGCCTCGGTCTGCTGGGCATCGTCACCTTCACCGCCGAAACGCGCGTCAAGGAAGTCGGCATCCGCAAGGTACTGGGGGCCAACGTCACGCAAGTCGTGCTGCTGCTGTCGCGCGGCTTCCTGCAACTGCTCGGCATCGCCGTGCTGATCGCCACGCCCCTCGCCTACTTCGCCAACCAACTGTGGCTGCAAAACCTCGCTAACCGCGTCGACATCGGTGCGGGAATCTTATTTCTCGGCATCTGCATCATGCTTCTGCTCGGACTGCTGACAGTCGCCTCGCAGACGTGGCGGGTGGCGCGGGCCAATCCGGTGAACTCGCTGAAGAGTGAATGA
- a CDS encoding ABC transporter permease: MLRNYLVTALRNFWKQKGYTFLNLAGLTLGLATSLLILLWVRDELRFDRFHTNSDQLYRIMENQTYSGQLFTFAATPGLLAQALKDELPEVTHATRTTWGGDTKLFRVGDQRFKEEGMYADPDFLEMFTFPFVVGNPKSVLNDVSSIALSEALAAKYFGSAQAALGKTLQLDNKEVYTVQGVFADVPKTSSFQFDFLLSFEVYMKENTWLEEWGNNGIRTFIQLADGASPEAVNEKIADFVKQRNEGSVVTLFAQSFPESYLHGEFKEGQQTGGRIVFVQLFVVVALFILLIACINFMNLATARSTRRAKEVGVRKAIGAERGLLVGQFLGESILLAFLSTLLALLVVEIMLPSFNELTDKALAVPYDNFVFLLILAGIVLFTGLLAGLYPAFYLSSFNPVSVLKGTFRVGSGAAFLRQGLVVFQFVLSMVLIAATVVVYQQIQYIKKKDLGINRENLIYFPVTPGVQEHFDAYKADLRQMPGIQQVALSNQNPLSVGSSTQGLEWEGKDPETKILFQVVQISYDFLPTAGIQLKAGRDFSQAFSTDTSNILINEEAARLLGFDDPVGQPITFWDRKGQIIGVVKNFHSNNLHAAIEPLVLTLRPENTWMVMVRTQPGETPAALASLEALHNRYDADYLFEYNFLDQEFERMYRSDTLVSKLASYFAFIAIFISCLGLFGLASYTAERRRKEIGVRKVLGASVPHLLVLLSNSFTKIVLIAFVVATPLGWWLTQQFLDQYEYHMPLSPLVFVLTGILALLIAWLTVGYQSVRAATSNPVNSLRSE; this comes from the coding sequence ATGCTGCGCAACTACCTCGTTACCGCCCTTCGCAACTTCTGGAAACAGAAAGGATACACGTTTCTGAACCTCGCCGGTCTGACCCTGGGCCTGGCCACCAGCCTGCTCATCCTGCTGTGGGTTCGCGACGAACTGCGGTTCGACCGGTTCCACACGAACAGCGATCAGCTCTACCGGATCATGGAGAACCAGACGTACTCCGGGCAGTTGTTCACCTTCGCCGCGACGCCGGGCCTGCTGGCGCAGGCGCTGAAAGACGAGCTTCCCGAAGTGACGCACGCCACACGCACCACGTGGGGCGGCGACACCAAACTGTTTCGCGTGGGAGATCAGCGGTTTAAAGAAGAAGGCATGTATGCCGACCCGGACTTTCTGGAGATGTTTACGTTTCCGTTCGTGGTGGGCAATCCGAAGTCGGTGCTGAACGACGTTTCGTCCATTGCCCTGTCGGAAGCCCTCGCCGCAAAGTACTTCGGGAGCGCGCAGGCAGCTCTGGGCAAAACGCTTCAGCTGGACAACAAAGAGGTCTACACGGTGCAGGGCGTTTTTGCCGACGTGCCCAAAACGTCTTCGTTCCAGTTCGACTTTCTGCTGTCGTTCGAAGTGTACATGAAAGAAAACACCTGGTTGGAAGAATGGGGCAACAACGGCATCCGCACGTTCATTCAACTGGCCGACGGCGCTTCGCCCGAGGCCGTCAACGAGAAGATCGCCGACTTCGTCAAGCAACGGAACGAAGGCTCGGTGGTCACGCTGTTTGCGCAGTCGTTTCCGGAATCCTACCTGCACGGCGAGTTTAAAGAAGGCCAGCAGACCGGCGGGCGCATCGTTTTTGTGCAGCTCTTCGTGGTGGTGGCCCTTTTCATTCTGCTCATCGCCTGCATCAATTTTATGAACCTGGCCACGGCCCGCTCCACCCGCCGGGCCAAGGAAGTGGGCGTCCGCAAAGCCATCGGGGCCGAGCGCGGCCTGCTTGTCGGGCAGTTTCTGGGCGAGTCGATTCTGCTTGCGTTTCTCTCCACGCTGCTGGCCCTCCTGGTAGTGGAAATTATGCTGCCTTCGTTCAACGAACTCACCGACAAAGCGCTGGCGGTACCGTACGACAACTTCGTTTTTCTACTGATTCTGGCCGGGATTGTCCTCTTTACCGGACTGCTGGCCGGGCTCTATCCGGCGTTCTACCTCTCCTCGTTCAACCCGGTCAGCGTGTTGAAAGGCACCTTCCGGGTCGGGTCCGGGGCGGCGTTTCTGCGGCAGGGGCTGGTGGTGTTTCAGTTCGTCCTGTCGATGGTGCTGATCGCCGCGACGGTGGTGGTCTACCAGCAGATCCAGTACATCAAGAAAAAGGACCTGGGCATCAACCGCGAGAATCTCATTTACTTCCCGGTTACGCCGGGGGTGCAGGAACACTTCGACGCTTACAAGGCCGACCTGCGGCAGATGCCCGGCATTCAGCAAGTGGCGCTTTCCAACCAGAATCCGCTTTCGGTCGGCAGTTCCACGCAGGGGCTGGAGTGGGAAGGGAAAGATCCCGAGACGAAGATTTTGTTTCAGGTGGTGCAGATCAGCTACGATTTTCTGCCCACGGCCGGCATTCAACTGAAAGCGGGGCGCGACTTTTCGCAGGCGTTCTCGACCGATACGTCCAACATCCTGATCAACGAAGAGGCGGCGCGGCTCCTCGGTTTCGACGACCCGGTCGGGCAACCCATCACGTTCTGGGACCGGAAGGGGCAGATCATCGGCGTGGTGAAGAACTTCCACAGCAACAACCTGCACGCGGCCATTGAGCCGCTGGTACTGACGCTGCGCCCGGAAAACACGTGGATGGTGATGGTCCGCACGCAACCGGGCGAGACGCCAGCCGCCCTGGCCAGCCTGGAGGCGCTGCACAACCGTTACGATGCCGACTACCTGTTCGAATACAACTTTCTGGATCAGGAATTTGAGCGCATGTACCGCTCCGATACGCTGGTCAGCAAACTGGCCTCTTACTTCGCCTTCATCGCCATCTTCATCTCGTGCCTCGGGTTGTTCGGGCTGGCCTCCTACACCGCCGAGCGCCGCCGCAAGGAAATCGGGGTCCGCAAGGTACTGGGCGCTTCGGTGCCGCATCTGCTGGTGCTGCTGTCGAACAGCTTCACGAAAATCGTGCTGATTGCCTTCGTCGTCGCCACGCCGCTAGGTTGGTGGCTGACGCAACAGTTCCTCGATCAGTACGAGTACCACATGCCCCTTTCGCCGCTGGTGTTTGTCCTGACCGGTATCCTCGCGCTTCTGATCGCCTGGCTGACGGTGGGCTACCAGAGCGTCCGCGCCGCCACGTCCAATCCGGTGAATTCGCTGAGAAGCGAGTAG
- a CDS encoding RNA polymerase sigma factor, producing MSNHSPLLSDAHLWARFQAGDREAFAAIYQRYGKLLTQYGMRLVHDKERVRDAVQDLFVYLWEKRMRLGAVRSLPSYLLISLRRQLLQARTSRYGALGLERTDESATEMSVERQLIQEQERGLALQRLTKAMEALPDRQREAIFLRYYCELDFPDVAEVMAINTRSVYKLMYKAIEHMRKNFPTLTFSLILLCLLLG from the coding sequence GTGTCGAATCATTCCCCTTTGCTGTCTGATGCACACCTGTGGGCTCGGTTTCAGGCGGGCGACCGGGAAGCCTTTGCGGCCATTTACCAGCGTTACGGCAAACTTCTGACGCAGTACGGCATGCGGCTGGTGCACGACAAGGAGCGCGTGCGCGATGCCGTCCAGGACCTGTTCGTCTACCTGTGGGAAAAGCGGATGCGCCTGGGCGCGGTTCGCTCGCTGCCGTCCTACCTGCTCATCAGCCTGCGGCGGCAACTGTTGCAGGCGCGTACGTCGCGCTACGGGGCACTCGGCCTGGAACGGACCGACGAGTCCGCTACCGAAATGTCGGTCGAGCGGCAACTGATTCAGGAACAGGAGCGGGGCCTTGCCCTGCAGCGGCTGACCAAAGCCATGGAGGCGCTGCCCGACCGGCAGCGCGAGGCCATTTTTTTACGCTATTACTGCGAACTGGATTTTCCTGATGTGGCCGAAGTGATGGCCATCAACACCCGCTCGGTCTACAAACTGATGTACAAGGCCATCGAGCACATGCGCAAAAACTTTCCTACGCTCACCTTTTCCCTGATTCTGTTGTGTCTGTTGCTGGGCTAG